The segment TAGATTCATAAGACATAATGAATTTTCTTAGAAGTAGTAGTCGAAAGTATTAGCAATACTGTATTAAAAGTTTATTGTTACATCTGACGCATACCTAATTAGCTAATTGCATAGTACAATATGAACTGATATCCAGtgtctttaatttaaaaaaaaaatcaaatgcaaaAAATGCTTTTGTGATTATTATATCATATTATTTGTGGTATTAAGTAATACATATCAAAAATTGTGCTACTGAAATTAGACAGGCCTTCACTCTTCCTGGCTTGGCCACCCTGAGTACCCATACCATACTACTAATACAGAGTCGCACATCTAAAACCTTTGGGGTGGCTGGCCAGGTCGCTCAGCTGCAattgtctaaaaaaaaagaaaaaacattttggtCATTATCcatttgtattttatatgtGATAATccatttgtacaaaaaaaatcatcatacaTAATGCTTACAATAGACTAGAGTAAGGTTTGTCAGGTAGTGCACtttcttttagtttttatcGCTTTTGGAGTACTACATTTATCATGTCAGGTCCATTATTTACAGCATGGATCAGCCGGTAAGTCTCCAGCACAGCAGTATCTACAGCCAAAAGCATTATATACCCAAGCAGCTGAGAAGGATATCGGGGCCGCAGAAAGGGGAAAAGACTTTTCTGTGAGTTTAATGAGTGTTTCTatgtgtcctttctctttgtgGTGAAGAtaaacagctgagtcttgtcctgtggaggtggctctcctgtgctgtgccattcTTCCGTGgagttgtttagtttctcctaTGTAGAGATCAGAACATtactcactgcactggactgcatatatcacattactgtgtttGCCCCTGGGAGTATTGTCCTTTGGGTGAACCAGTTTCAGTCTtagtgttgtcatgggtttaAAATGGACTGGAATGTGATGGTTATTAcaaatcctgcagagtttctctgatactccttgatgcgtcttgattttgacccaggtgtcatccacatatctaaaccaatAGGTGGGGTGGTTCAatgaaaggaactcagggcttgtctctccacttcttccatttTGAGGTTGGCCACAAAAGGCGATACAGGTGATTCCATAGCACagctgtgcttctgtctgtaaactCCCCAGTGTATTAATAATAAGTTTTGGTCTAGCCAGCACTTCTTTTTCTCACTggctcagttctctgtctgatacgTTTTTTCACCCATTTCTCCCGGGTTTACTGCTGTGGCGATTAGTGGTCTACTCCTGCATGAACAACAGGTGGTGCAGTCCTGAACTGTGGAGAGTGTCTAGCCCTCTATTTTCTAACACTGTGGACTATCAGAACAGTTTCTGGGGTTTATGACAGTATTGTTGTCTCTTTGGAAGGTGGTGGAAGACTACTTCATAGGATTCAGATACTGCCAACAGTTCAACAGAGCCTCCAACACTGACCCAAAACAGCTCTCCAgcctatgggtgacatcacagatttCCTTATTTCAGGCATATTTATATTAAGTCAGTGGATTGAACTATCACTTTTTTGTCACAAGCTAACTTTAACCAATAGGATCAACAAATTGATAAAGCTGCTGAGGATTTTACTCTTAAGTAGAATTCTGTGTGGAAACTCTTTGCACAACAGGTGAATTATTGCTTCTTGCCGTTAATACGCCTAAACCCACCCAAAATGGACAGTACCTCCTTACTGAAAGCACTAGTGTTTGAATACAAAGTATAATGGATTTGTGTGAGTTGTGTGCATAACAAAACAGGTGCTACAAAGCAGGTATTGAGTTGCTGGTTAGCAGGCTAACTTTAGTAGATATTTTTAGAGACCCTATATTAGATAAACATCCAACTTTTAATCTTACAAATCTAATATTTCTTGTACCCTAATTTGTTCAATAGACAGCAGGATGTCACATTTGCTGCAGCACTTGCCAAATATCTGTGGCGAATAAGTTTACTTGTATTGGTCAATAACTCAACAGGTCTAATTTTATTTAATCTTATTCAGTGTATGAATTTAAAGCAATTCCAGTAAACTGGCAGAAAGCATggtttacacaaacatacattacaTTCAAGTCTAAGCAGTAACATTCATGGCCAGAATAAACTTGTTGCCTGGGTTTGGCTTTCTTTCTGTTGTCATTCTGTGAAAGAAATGATAACGTAAACATGGAccagaaatgtaaatgttcatATGTTGTAGGTAAGTGTGTAAATGTCTCAAATAATGAAGTTAATAATACACATAAGATCCGTCAGTCGCACTTTGTTTAAACACGTCCTCTATACTATCTTATGTGGAAAATGTACACTGTGTCACATGACACTGAAAGATGATCGGGTATGGGACATTACCAAAACACATCCATTTGATTGAGTCGTATACTTGCCTGCTGTATAAAACAAATGCAGAACTGAAAAACGAAAACCTGCAACAATTATTTACACAATGATAGGACTGAGTTAAGACATTTCCTAGGGGGTTACATGCAAAAGCTTTGATTAACTACAAACATACCATAGAACCAACATAATATACACAAACTTACATAATGGATACTAGGTTGACAGCATTGTACAACATGCCATGATGGTATTACTGCAAAAAGAAATTACATGCTTTTTAAGCAGAACGatgtttggttaaaaaaaaaatatatattattataggTTAAAACAAAAATGCTGAATTTTCACTGATAAAAACTAATGGAAAGGGATTCACTTACATTTTCAAATCAGGGTGAAATTTAGATTGATTTGGCAACAAATAGAAATTTGCAATCCAGCAAGTAAAAATAGGGATAAAGTACGGTAGTAGGTTTAAAGGTGGCTCTAACTAAATAGCCAGTACATACTGCATTTTTTTGGTTAGGTGCACTGTGTAAACATAAAGCTTTAGAATTAGAGACTGATATTTCAAATAAAAGTATttgattaaaatatatttaacctGTTACCTGCTACAAATTTGAAAGACTAATCACGGAATAGCAGAGTTACTTCATCTTTGAGCTATGTATCAATGGCATTTCCAAATAACTTTGACTTGATTTTTGTACCCTGTTGACTGAGTGTTTGAGTATCCTTAGGAACTGTGTTAATTAGGCAAACGTTTATAAGCAGAAAGCAGTGCCTTTAAAATGGATATTGAAGGTCAGAATGTAGAGGTTGGGCTAATTAATGCATACGTTCTCAGTCATCGATTTCTATTGATATTAAGTTTTTTATTATCTATAACCATATCTTCCTTTGTCACTAAACATAATCCAGGATCTTGCAGGATTGTGCAACACTGATGTTAAATATacatcaagacaaaaaaaaaacaagatgtgatatcaaacacacactgttaaaaaaaaataaagggaacacaatgtaactccaagtcaatcacacttcttTGAAATcaacctgtccagttaggaagcaacactgattgtgaatcagtttcagctgctgctgtgcaaatggaacagacaacaggtggaaatgagaggcagttatcaggccagtacaccaggagacatggagggggccgtaggtgggcaacaacccagcagcacgACACCACTACCTcttcctttgtgcaaggaggaaaaggaggagcactgccagagccctgcgacatgacctccagcaggccactaatatgcatgtttctgctcaaactgtcagaaacagactccacaaggctggtatgagggcccgatgTCCACAAGTGgagcttgtgcttacagcccaacaccgtgcaggatgattggcatttgccagagaacaccaagattggcagattcaccattggcgccccatgctcttcatggatgagagcaggttcacactgagcacatgtgacagacgtgacagagtctggagacgcagTGGAGAacattctgctgcctgcaacatcctccagcatgaccagtttggtggtgggtcagtaatggtgtaaggaggcatttctttggagggccgtacagccctccatgtgctagccagacgtaccctgactgccataaGGTACCCAGAtgagacccattgtgagaccatatgctggtgcagtgggccctgggttccttatgatgcatgacaatgctaggcctcatgtggctaaagtgtgtcagcagttcctgcatgatgaaggcattgatgctatggattggcctgcccgttccccagacctgaatccagtcgagcacatctgggacatcatgtctcattCCATTCACAAAGACcggcgttgtagggaggtcatacaggcatgtggaggccacacacactactgaggcCACCATTTGACTTGTCTTGAAGAAtttcagcctgtaatgtgattttccacttttaccttgagtatggttccaaatccgtATTTATATACCTATTCCAATATTTAATGAGGGAAGATTTTAGGCTGGAATATTTCAtacattgagatctaggaggtgttattttagtgttccctttattttttcagtAGTGTACCAGTTTCCCAGTTCACTTTCTCATTAGTTCAACCACTTCATGGATATAGACATTTTGGTTGGTTCAGGGTACTTTTCTGCCAGTGCAAACATGAGGTTTTCACATCCCTTAAACTTTTCCGTATTTCCGTATGAAAGTGTTTCAGGCTTAAGTAAAATGAGCTTAATTTTTAAAACCTGccctttgttttaatgtatttcaTAATGTTTTAGGTTGTTTTGTTCCTTCAAGAGTACAACGTACTTGGAACACTCAAAGCTGAGACAATAATCTGTATGCTTGCCTTTAAGTCTAACTGGCATGTGGTGGGTTTTGTTTTGGCTGCACTCTCTCCAGTCCTGTTTTTTTCTACCAGTCAGTCTAACCtaacctcacctatggtcatacAATTtggataataaataaaaaaaaaacaagatcacAAATATAAATGGCAGAAGGATGTTTCTGTAGGGTGTTTGAGCTGCCTCTCTGAGGGCAGGTATGGAGGTCATCAATTCAAAAGAAGTTCAAAGTAAAGTCTCTCCTTCTCCCCACTGAGGAGCCAGGTGGTTTGGCGCTTAAAGGGAGGCACCTAAAGGACATCCACTATACATCAAAGGTGACTGGGCACAATGAAGATCCCAAGGACAACCAAGGACCCACTGGAAGATTACACCTCTCAGCTACCCTGGGAGCAGCTGGAGGTGCTGAAGAAAGTTGCCAGAAAGAAAGCCTGGAATCTCTGTTCCCTATAACATGATCCTGATAGATTAAATGGTCAAGAGAAAGCTGGAACTGCTATGAAAGGTTTTGTCTGGGATCGGAAACATCTCCAGGATAAGTGTTGCTCAGACGGATATCAATATGGGGTGGGCCAGGTGAACCCACCCCCAACATTATGATTAGTGGAAAACACCCATTTACAAATGTCAATGAAGAGGCAAAAAGTGCAGTATTTCGACAAAATGATTCTACAACTCATCAATGGAGCCACTGGACATGATTTGGAAAGGCTAACACCTGAGGGTCTCAGTTGATGATGCATGTTGAGGTGAGGAGGTATGAGGAATCATATGCAGACCTGCCAGACAGAAAGTATGACACACATTGAAATGAGCAGCTCATTCAGTTCATCATCATCTACCAAACTAATAATCCACCTACTATTAAATTTAAACCCTTTAACAGCCGTGTTCTGGCAGCTTCTGAGTTTAATAAAGATGGGTCCTATAAAGGCCCATCTTTATAGGGCAATGGCATCACTTCAGATGTTAGTCTTTTTCAGCAATTCAGAATAAATCATTTAGCACGCAGCAATCGTGCTAAATAAAAAATTGCATTTTCTTTAGGAAAAGCTATTATAGttcagttttaatttttttaactttcaaaaCCTTGCATGAATGTCCAGTTTGGGTTATGAAAGTCTAAGGAAATCCCAGCTACCAAATGATATTACTGAGGACTAATAATGGTGTGACAAGCCCCCTTGGAAAAAGGTGATGTCACACTTGTTTGTACATTTTCCATTTAACAGACATCATATAATAATCCAGAAGAGACCGTAAGGTTACAGCTTGTGAATGGGTGAAATACTAATCTGAAGTAACAATTTGTTCTAGCATCCTACTTCTTTTATCACTGCCATGACTGTGCACAGCTGTTGGATTTGTTCTTTAGGGTTAATcccaattttttttaaaaataccttCTTTCTATAGACAAGCGCCACACAATTTCACACCAAAACAATTCTGACACCACTGGAAGAGTCACCGTTTCATCAAGATTTAAAACAGAGTGATGtacaaaaaaagtttaaataCTGTGACTGTGAATACAGTGACTGAAAATTACGCTTATGGCTGCATGACagatcaaaaaaaaagaaaagaaaaaaagcccaGACACAATGATGTAGACAGAGAAAAAGCCTTCATCTTTGCAAATGAGCAAAAAATACTATGCAGGTCACCTACAACCTGCACCTAATAAATGCAGAAATGTATTTAGATAATCCAATCAAGCTATGATTACTTGGACAAACTAAACTAGTCTGACAATAAGGTACAACTCCCACTGGAAGTAACTTGTCACCGTTAGGCTTGTTTCCTGTATAAAAAATAACTTTAGCACAGGGTGAAGAGTGTCATTAGTTTAACAAAAGAGTTTAAATGTACCAACTTACCACAAATAAGAAATGAGTTAAATTCAATGCACAAATGAGATCAGCATTGGCATCCAATAAAATCAACAGCTTAATATGCAAACTACAGCCAACCTACTTGTGTCACCTAATGTTTTTTCCAAACAGTGCCAGATCTCTTTGTGTGCTATGTGTAACAGTACCAAGCACTATGACTTTAGCTCTTGCAGAACAAGGTGGCTGAATGTTTTTCAGGCACGCACTTCAGGCCTCAAATGACACTACTACTGGAACACTATGGGAGGGTCCACTAGTGTTCTTCCTATATGCTACACATGGGTCCAGTAGTGTTCCTCCAGTATGCTGCCATATGTCTAAGATACAGAGTTTTTGTTTCCCACTGATGAGCTCCCTCCACTTATCACCAAATTACAGAGCAGTTTTCGCCGACCAGCCTGATAGTCCTCCTCATCAACATTGACCAATAGTTTTATAGCTTCGTGGCCCACAGCCTGTTTCAGGGAATCTGTGATGAAGACTCCTTTAAGGGCCTCTAGCAGTGATCCATTGATGTAGTCTCTCCAGAAGGCGTCCAGGTAGGTGAGCTCCGAGAATTTGATGTCACAGATGATGGAACCTAAATCTCGGGATTTAAGGATAGTGTTGGCCTGGTTGAAACGCTCAAACTGCCGCTCCACTGCCTCTTGCTTGTTGGAGAAGACATTGCCCTGAAGAGCAGATTCATGCTGGCAATACTCTGCACGAACTCGGAGTCGGATATCTAAAAGAGTCAAACAAAGATTAAGAATCTCTACAACCTACTAGTGAATATGTGTGGCGTCAATGCAAGGCAGGCTATTTATTATACATCAGGCTCATAATATGTGGATCAGGTGTTTTTGGAACCCCCTTTTGGGACACTTCACAACCAAAATATTGATTATACATATATAATGGGGCATAAGATACTTAACTTCAGTAGAATTGAAACCTAAAAAGTGTTTTGttatctttttaaaaaattctaAGTATATTTGTTTGGATTATGATTTGTAGTTTGTATAGCTTTAGAACATTCAGTAAGGCATTTTTATTTCCAGAATTGAAAAACTGTGAATTATTAATTTACTTGATGTTAAATTTTGATGCAAATTGGCTTCAATGTTAAGTAAGAATTCAGACACCCTGAACCTTTATATTCATGGGGTCTGtatgaatgtttttgttttttttgtaaagtggTGATTGTAGAgtgtgtgtctgggccatgtgcaggactagttttTGACCCATCGTTAaagtttgaatgggagtgaagtctgctatgAAGGGATggaaggacagagttgtaaacaggtgagagctgatgcctcagccctcctcctctgtttaaagaggatttttccaatttcacatagatggcttctttgactcctctttcataccatctgtcctccccgTCTAGAATTTGGACTTggattattatcctcaaaggaatggccactctctttgaggtgaaggtgaactgctgagtcttgtcctgaggaggtggctctcctgtgctgagtcATCCTTCTatgtagtggttgtttggtttcaccaatataaagatcagagcattcctcactgcactgaactgcatagattacattgctctgtctgtccctgggagttttgtccttggggtggaccagtttttgtctcagtgtaGAGCTGGGCTTAAAGTGTACTAGGATCTGATGTGCATTGAAAATCCTTCTGAGTTTCTCAGAAACTCCTGATATATATGGGATGACAATGATTTTCCAGCGTGGCTGGTCCTGTTCTGTTtgggctgtctgctgtttgGGCCATTAACTAGTCCTGCAGTTGGCCCAGatacagtttctggtcgttaactgactCTAATTAACCAACtagagggatcttagtcatgtgagttcctgcaagatccacccacagaggtcctgaacacataaaactcaagattcccaaccagaatagtagcagaactgaagaagccacttgggggagtggcgaaacatcttcaaaaaaaacaatccttgagtccagttacctcgatttaaactcttggaaatgactatgaatgaatgatgagagcatccacagatatgtgGTGATTGTGTATACAATGCAGGGGAAAAACGTTCTTATCTTCAATCATGCTTTTCTGACCCTTGCCCTTACTGAGATCTTCTCTAAAATAATGTTTAGGACATCAGCTtactggtaaaaaaaacaacacgtaataaataaagacatttttcatCATCATACTCAGACCAAGCAATTAGATCTCTCTCTatgttgtgtttccttttaccgcatgtttgcttctctctgcagtcaaCCGAAGAATGACATCTCTTCCGTTTGCGGTTTGGCACAGGAGGAGAGGGCTTTGTTCGAGGAGGGCCAACATAAGGTCCTGATGGGGAACAACAAATGACTGGCTGTGGACCTGAGGAGTGACAGTGTAATCAGTCTTCTGTTCCACAGATTATATATAACACACAATGGAAAATTAAACATACAGACGTTTTAATAGACTAAAATGTTTAAGAGTTAGGATGAAGAGTGACAGTTTAGAGTAAAACATGGGCATGCAGGTGATGTCACACagtatgtatacatatatatgcatgtatatgtgtattGTTCTCCATGTCCCTTCTACACTCACCTGTTATTCTATGAGGCGCGGTGTCCCTGCTATGTGTTGTTCCTCTTGGTGAAATGTAGCGCACTGATGTCTCTTCCAAGTATTTGTCAACAGGATCTGGGCACACTGAACATCAACAGTTTAATGTTGTCTTTATTCCAGAACTAACCTTGCTGTGtttatgtccaagagtttaaattgagacaactggactcatggattttttttaagttttgccACTTCCCCAGGCGGCTTCCTCAGTTAAGTGGCCAGTAAAAAGGTCCTAAGCACATAAAAACATAGAGTCCCCACCACAACAGAAGCAGAAATGAGGAAGCCACACgggggagtggcaaaacgtctTTAATTAAAACTCTTGGACATAAGATGACctgctgtgtttatgtattattttacttatatttctttgtttta is part of the Parambassis ranga chromosome 7, fParRan2.1, whole genome shotgun sequence genome and harbors:
- the dedd gene encoding death effector domain-containing protein, translated to MTSQQPQLPSPVIPSQLAQNSSAQQARPHIQPNHLDLSQSNAHTGPHEQRALTSRPCCSSVATTSGEAANRNVSASSANSNSSRRDRGFEPWPEEAVYNSHGLYSLHRMFDIVGAQLTHRDVRVLSFLFVDVIDEYERGGIRSGRDFLLALERQGRCDETNFRHILQLLRIITRHDLLPYVTLRKRQAVCPDPVDKYLEETSVRYISPRGTTHSRDTAPHRITGPQPVICCSPSGPYVGPPRTKPSPPVPNRKRKRCHSSVDCREKQTCDIRLRVRAEYCQHESALQGNVFSNKQEAVERQFERFNQANTILKSRDLGSIICDIKFSELTYLDAFWRDYINGSLLEALKGVFITDSLKQAVGHEAIKLLVNVDEEDYQAGRRKLLCNLVISGGSSSVGNKNSVS